A single window of Mycolicibacterium madagascariense DNA harbors:
- a CDS encoding SDR family oxidoreductase, whose amino-acid sequence MAMYGDQFTDKVAIVTGAGGGIGQAYAEALAHEGAAVVVADINLEGAQKVADGITGEGGNALAVRVDVSDPDSAKEMAAQALSEFGGIDYLVNNAAIFGGMKLDFLITVDWDYYKKFMSVNMDGALVCTRAVYRKMAKRGGGAIVNQSSTAAWLYSNFYGLAKVGINGLTQQLATELGGQNIRVNAIAPGPIDTEANRTTTPQEMVADIVKGIPLSRMGEVDDLTGMCLFLLSDQAKWITGQIFNVDGGQIIR is encoded by the coding sequence ATGGCAATGTACGGAGACCAGTTCACCGACAAGGTGGCCATCGTCACCGGCGCCGGCGGCGGCATCGGGCAGGCCTACGCCGAGGCGCTGGCCCACGAGGGTGCGGCCGTCGTCGTCGCGGACATCAACCTCGAGGGCGCGCAGAAGGTGGCCGACGGCATCACGGGCGAGGGCGGCAACGCCCTCGCGGTACGCGTCGACGTGAGCGACCCCGACTCCGCCAAGGAGATGGCGGCCCAGGCGCTCTCGGAGTTCGGCGGCATCGACTACCTCGTCAACAACGCCGCGATCTTCGGTGGCATGAAGCTCGACTTCCTGATCACGGTCGACTGGGACTATTACAAGAAGTTCATGAGCGTGAACATGGACGGCGCGCTGGTGTGCACGCGCGCGGTGTACCGCAAGATGGCCAAGCGCGGGGGCGGCGCGATCGTCAACCAGTCGTCGACCGCCGCGTGGCTGTACTCGAACTTCTACGGTCTGGCGAAGGTCGGCATCAACGGGTTGACCCAGCAGCTGGCCACCGAACTCGGCGGCCAGAACATCCGCGTCAACGCCATCGCGCCGGGGCCCATCGACACCGAGGCCAACCGGACCACGACGCCGCAGGAGATGGTCGCCGACATCGTCAAGGGAATTCCGTTGTCCCGCATGGGCGAAGTCGACGACCTGACCGGCATGTGCCTGTTCCTGCTGTCGGATCAGGCGAAGTGGATCACCGGCCAGATCTTCAACGTCGACGGCGGACAGATCATCCGCTGA
- a CDS encoding aldehyde dehydrogenase, translating to MALLGSAESRLFIDGTLSAGHAGTFPTVNPATEEVLGVAADADAADMDAAIGAARRAFDDTDWSTDVELRVRCIRQLQQAMRDHVEELRALTIAEVGAPRMLTSAAQLEGPVADLSFCADTAENYQWTTDLGIASPMGMKTHRTVAREAIGVVGAITPWNFPHQINLAKIGPALAAGNTLVLKPAPDTPWAAAVLGELIAEHTEFPAGVVNVVTSSDHGVGALLSTDPRVDMVSFTGSTSTGRAVMSDGAATLKKVFLELGGKSAFLVLDDADLAGACAMSAFTAAMHAGQGCAITTRLVVPRARYDEAVEAAAATMGGLKPGDPNDSGTICGPVISARQRDRIQGYLDSAIVDGGRFACGGGRPADRDRGFFIEPTVIAGLDNDAKVAQEEIFGPVLTVIAHDGDDDAVRIANDSPYGLSGTVFSGDDERAARIAARLRVGTVNVNGGVWYSADMPFGGYKQSGIGREMGLAGFEEYLETKAIATLAN from the coding sequence ATGGCGTTACTGGGCTCCGCCGAGAGTCGACTGTTCATCGACGGCACGCTGTCGGCGGGCCATGCGGGCACGTTCCCCACCGTCAACCCGGCCACCGAAGAGGTGCTGGGCGTGGCGGCCGATGCGGACGCCGCGGACATGGACGCCGCGATCGGCGCCGCGAGGCGCGCGTTCGACGACACCGACTGGTCGACCGACGTCGAACTCCGGGTCCGCTGCATCCGGCAGCTCCAGCAGGCGATGCGCGACCACGTCGAGGAGTTGCGCGCACTGACGATCGCCGAAGTCGGGGCGCCGCGGATGCTCACCTCCGCCGCACAACTGGAGGGCCCGGTCGCCGATCTGTCGTTCTGCGCCGACACCGCGGAGAACTACCAGTGGACGACCGATCTCGGCATCGCGTCGCCGATGGGCATGAAGACCCACCGCACGGTGGCCAGGGAGGCGATCGGCGTCGTCGGCGCCATCACCCCGTGGAACTTCCCGCATCAGATCAACCTGGCCAAGATCGGACCCGCGCTCGCCGCGGGGAACACGCTGGTGCTCAAACCGGCTCCCGACACCCCATGGGCCGCAGCGGTCCTCGGCGAGTTGATCGCCGAACACACCGAGTTCCCGGCCGGCGTCGTCAACGTCGTCACCTCCAGCGACCACGGTGTCGGCGCGCTGCTGTCGACGGATCCGCGCGTGGACATGGTGTCGTTCACCGGTTCGACGAGCACCGGCCGGGCCGTGATGTCCGACGGCGCTGCGACGCTGAAGAAGGTGTTCCTGGAACTCGGCGGCAAGTCGGCGTTCCTGGTGCTCGACGACGCCGATCTGGCTGGCGCGTGCGCGATGTCGGCGTTCACCGCGGCCATGCACGCCGGGCAGGGCTGCGCCATCACCACCCGACTGGTGGTGCCCCGGGCCCGCTACGACGAGGCCGTCGAGGCGGCCGCCGCCACGATGGGCGGACTCAAGCCCGGAGATCCGAACGATTCCGGCACCATCTGCGGGCCGGTGATCTCCGCACGGCAGCGCGACCGCATTCAGGGTTACCTCGACTCGGCGATCGTCGACGGCGGCCGATTCGCCTGCGGCGGTGGACGACCCGCCGATCGCGACAGGGGGTTCTTCATCGAGCCGACCGTGATCGCCGGCCTCGACAACGACGCGAAGGTCGCGCAGGAGGAGATCTTCGGCCCGGTGTTGACCGTCATCGCCCACGACGGCGACGACGACGCGGTCCGCATCGCCAACGACTCGCCCTACGGCCTGTCCGGCACGGTGTTCTCCGGTGACGACGAGCGGGCCGCGCGGATCGCCGCCCGACTGCGCGTCGGCACGGTGAACGTCAATGGCGGCGTGTGGTATTCGGCGGACATGCCCTTCGGCGGGTACAAGCAGTCCGGCATCGGCCGGGAGATGGGCCTGGCCGGCTTCGAGGAGTACCTCGAGACCAAGGCCATTGCGACGCTGGCGAATTGA
- a CDS encoding carboxymuconolactone decarboxylase family protein: MDEQRKKGLEKMNEVYGWEMPNIEGDPYFDLTVDHLFGSIWTRPGLSMRDKRLLTLAAVTAQGRQDLGEVQVNAALFNEEFTEEELKEVAIFLTQYVGFPLGSGLNGTVSKVVAKRRKAAEKGAGEDKRANVNAAVKMNTGTSLDDE, translated from the coding sequence ATGGACGAGCAGCGCAAGAAGGGCCTCGAGAAGATGAACGAGGTCTACGGCTGGGAGATGCCGAACATCGAGGGCGATCCCTACTTCGACCTGACCGTCGACCACCTCTTCGGCTCGATCTGGACCCGCCCCGGTCTGTCGATGCGCGACAAGCGATTGCTCACCTTGGCGGCGGTGACGGCGCAGGGCCGCCAGGACCTCGGCGAGGTCCAGGTCAATGCGGCGCTGTTCAACGAGGAGTTCACCGAAGAGGAACTCAAGGAGGTCGCGATCTTCCTGACCCAGTACGTCGGCTTCCCGCTCGGCTCGGGGCTCAATGGCACCGTCAGCAAGGTGGTCGCCAAGCGCCGCAAGGCCGCCGAGAAGGGCGCGGGTGAGGACAAGAGGGCCAACGTCAACGCCGCCGTGAAGATGAATACGGGGACGTCGCTCGATGACGAGTAG
- a CDS encoding TetR/AcrR family transcriptional regulator, which yields MRTHGWSGSAPATDDEAVARILAAAGSAIDERGADVGIADVARTLGVTRQTVYRYFPSTDALLVAAAVHAADDFLDRLADHLHGITDPVGAVTEAIATALEWLPKDKHIGLLVAPGKADEHTASVTSDVALRFANAMIRRFDVDWAAAGFVDDELDELAEHLLRIIQSFVIDPGRPPRTGADLRNYLRRWVGGALT from the coding sequence GTGCGCACCCATGGCTGGTCCGGCTCGGCCCCGGCAACGGACGACGAGGCCGTTGCGCGCATTCTCGCTGCCGCCGGTAGCGCGATCGACGAACGGGGCGCCGACGTGGGCATCGCGGACGTCGCCCGCACGCTAGGCGTCACCCGTCAGACCGTCTACCGCTACTTCCCCAGCACGGACGCGCTGCTGGTCGCCGCGGCCGTCCACGCGGCCGACGACTTCCTCGACCGGCTCGCCGACCACCTGCACGGCATCACCGATCCCGTCGGCGCCGTCACCGAGGCCATCGCCACCGCGCTGGAATGGTTGCCGAAGGACAAGCACATCGGTCTGCTGGTGGCGCCGGGCAAGGCCGACGAACACACCGCGTCGGTCACGTCGGACGTGGCGCTGCGCTTCGCCAACGCGATGATCCGCCGCTTCGACGTCGATTGGGCGGCAGCGGGATTCGTCGACGACGAGCTCGACGAGCTCGCCGAACATCTGCTGCGGATCATCCAGTCGTTCGTCATCGACCCCGGTCGTCCGCCGCGCACGGGTGCCGACCTGCGCAACTATCTGCGCCGGTGGGTGGGCGGGGCGCTGACCTAA
- a CDS encoding cytochrome P450: protein MTTTTGCPFDSGYDFTDPDVLLRGIPVAEFAELRRTAPVSWVRQQESIFGDGGYWAITRHEDVKSISRNGELWSTNRKGAVMRLPDGVTAEQLDLTKALLINHDAPEHTRLRRIISRLFTPRAVAALEEKLAAAARDIVAEAAAQGGGNFVDDVATKLPLLAIADLIGVPEADRDKLFRWTNSIMNTDDPDFDSDPTVANAELMGYAYAMAEERRRCPADDIVTRLIQADLGADAGEALGDVEFAFFVILLAVAGNETTRNAMTHGMNAFFDNPDQWELFKRDRPATAVDEIVRWATPVHCFQRTALRDVELGGATIREGDRAGLFYSSANFDETVFDRPFEFDVLRNPNPHLSFGGNGAHFCIGANLARMEIKLIFDELARQVPDIAKVAEPQRLRSGWINGVKELAVSYRG from the coding sequence GTGACGACGACCACTGGCTGCCCGTTCGACTCCGGGTACGACTTCACCGACCCCGACGTCCTGCTCCGGGGCATCCCGGTCGCCGAATTCGCCGAACTGCGCAGGACCGCGCCCGTGTCGTGGGTGCGCCAGCAGGAGTCGATCTTCGGCGACGGCGGCTACTGGGCGATCACGCGCCACGAGGACGTCAAGTCCATCTCGCGCAACGGCGAGCTGTGGTCGACCAACCGCAAGGGCGCGGTGATGCGACTGCCCGACGGCGTGACCGCCGAGCAACTCGACCTGACCAAGGCCCTGCTGATCAACCACGATGCGCCCGAGCACACCCGGCTGCGCAGGATCATCTCGCGGCTGTTCACCCCGCGCGCCGTGGCCGCGCTGGAGGAGAAGCTGGCGGCGGCCGCACGAGACATCGTCGCCGAGGCCGCGGCCCAGGGCGGTGGCAACTTCGTCGACGACGTCGCGACCAAGCTCCCCCTGCTGGCGATCGCGGACCTGATCGGTGTCCCAGAAGCCGACCGCGACAAGCTGTTTCGCTGGACCAATAGCATCATGAACACCGACGACCCCGACTTCGACTCCGATCCCACGGTCGCCAACGCCGAGCTGATGGGCTACGCGTACGCCATGGCCGAGGAGCGTCGGCGCTGCCCGGCCGACGACATCGTCACCCGGCTGATCCAGGCCGACCTCGGGGCCGACGCGGGAGAGGCGCTCGGCGACGTCGAGTTCGCCTTCTTCGTCATCCTGCTCGCGGTCGCGGGCAACGAGACCACCCGCAACGCCATGACGCACGGCATGAACGCGTTCTTCGACAACCCCGACCAGTGGGAGCTGTTCAAGCGTGACCGGCCCGCCACCGCGGTCGACGAGATCGTCCGGTGGGCCACCCCGGTGCACTGCTTCCAGCGCACCGCTTTGCGCGACGTCGAACTCGGGGGTGCGACGATCCGCGAGGGCGACCGGGCCGGCCTGTTCTACAGCTCCGCCAACTTCGACGAGACGGTGTTCGACCGGCCGTTCGAGTTCGATGTCCTGCGAAACCCCAACCCGCACTTGAGCTTCGGCGGCAACGGCGCCCACTTCTGCATCGGTGCGAACCTCGCGCGCATGGAGATCAAGCTGATCTTCGACGAGCTCGCCCGTCAGGTTCCCGACATCGCCAAAGTGGCCGAGCCGCAGCGGCTTCGGTCGGGGTGGATCAACGGCGTCAAGGAACTCGCGGTCTCCTATCGGGGCTGA
- the purD gene encoding phosphoribosylamine--glycine ligase, protein MRVLVIGSGAREHALLLALRRDPEVDALAVAPGNAGTAAVAEQYDVDVTAGDDVVALAKRFAADLVVIGPEVPLVLGVADAVRAAGIACFGPSRDAARIEGAKSFAKDVMEAAGVRTARSEIIDNPARLDATLDRFGPTAGDPAWVVKDDGLAAGKGVVVTADREAARAHAASLLDSGHPVLLESFLDGPEVSLFCVVDGETVVPLLPAQDFKRVGDGDTGPNTGGMGAYTPLPWLPPEVLTAIVEHVVKPVAAEMVSRGCPFSGLLYAGLAITSRGPAVVEFNCRFGDPETQAVLALLDSPLGQLLLAAATGDLAAQPPLQWSDGAAVAVVLAAENYPGRPRVGDVIAGSEAPGVLHAGTARRDDGAVVSSGGRVLSVVGTGADLTAARAAAYDVIGSIKLPGSHFRTDIGLDAAEGRIGV, encoded by the coding sequence GTGCGCGTCCTCGTAATCGGATCCGGTGCCCGTGAACATGCGCTCCTGCTCGCGCTGCGGCGCGACCCCGAGGTCGACGCCCTGGCGGTGGCACCCGGCAACGCGGGCACGGCAGCGGTCGCCGAGCAGTACGACGTCGACGTCACCGCTGGTGACGACGTCGTCGCCCTCGCCAAGCGGTTTGCTGCCGACCTCGTCGTGATCGGCCCCGAGGTGCCCCTGGTGCTCGGCGTGGCCGACGCCGTGCGCGCCGCGGGCATCGCCTGCTTCGGCCCGTCGCGCGACGCCGCCCGCATCGAGGGCGCGAAGTCCTTCGCCAAGGACGTCATGGAGGCGGCCGGGGTGCGCACGGCCCGAAGCGAGATCATCGACAACCCGGCGCGTCTGGACGCGACCCTCGACCGGTTCGGACCGACGGCGGGCGACCCGGCCTGGGTGGTCAAGGACGACGGCTTGGCCGCGGGCAAGGGCGTGGTGGTGACGGCGGACCGGGAGGCGGCCCGCGCGCACGCCGCCAGCCTGCTCGACTCGGGCCACCCGGTGCTGCTCGAATCGTTCCTCGACGGGCCCGAGGTGTCGCTGTTCTGCGTCGTGGACGGCGAGACCGTCGTCCCGCTGCTGCCCGCGCAGGACTTCAAGCGCGTCGGTGACGGCGACACCGGGCCCAACACCGGCGGGATGGGCGCCTACACGCCGCTGCCGTGGCTGCCGCCGGAGGTGTTGACCGCAATCGTCGAGCATGTCGTCAAACCCGTTGCCGCCGAAATGGTCTCGCGGGGATGCCCCTTCTCCGGCCTGCTCTACGCCGGGCTGGCCATCACCTCGCGCGGCCCCGCCGTCGTCGAATTCAACTGCCGCTTCGGCGATCCCGAGACCCAGGCCGTGCTGGCGCTCTTGGACAGCCCACTCGGGCAGCTGCTGCTGGCCGCCGCCACGGGCGACCTCGCGGCGCAACCGCCACTGCAGTGGAGCGACGGCGCCGCGGTGGCCGTGGTGCTGGCCGCCGAGAACTACCCCGGCAGGCCCCGCGTCGGCGACGTCATCGCCGGTTCCGAGGCACCGGGGGTGCTGCATGCCGGCACCGCCAGGCGTGACGACGGCGCGGTCGTATCCTCGGGCGGCCGGGTGCTGTCGGTCGTCGGCACCGGTGCCGATCTGACCGCCGCCCGCGCGGCGGCCTATGACGTCATCGGCTCGATCAAGCTGCCCGGCAGCCACTTTCGCACCGACATCGGGCTGGACGCCGCCGAGGGACGGATCGGCGTCTAG
- a CDS encoding TetR family transcriptional regulator, whose amino-acid sequence MSSDAVVAITDGSTAGAGEAPRNRRQEETFRKVLAAGVEMLRESSYADLTVRAVAARAKVAPATAYTYFSSKNHLIAEVYLDLIRQAPYFTDVNESRVTRVDRTLRSLALAVADEPEVAAACTTALLGGGNDDAVGRVRERIGAEIHRRITSAYGPEPDHRLLSALEMTFFGALVQAGSGYFTYHQIADRLAYAVGLILGDAP is encoded by the coding sequence GTGTCCAGTGATGCCGTGGTTGCGATCACAGATGGGTCGACGGCGGGTGCGGGTGAGGCGCCGCGCAACCGCAGGCAGGAGGAGACCTTCCGCAAGGTGCTCGCCGCAGGAGTGGAGATGTTGCGCGAGTCGTCCTACGCCGATCTCACCGTGCGGGCCGTCGCGGCCCGCGCCAAGGTCGCCCCCGCCACCGCGTACACCTACTTCTCGTCGAAGAATCACCTCATCGCCGAGGTGTATCTGGATCTGATCCGCCAGGCGCCGTACTTCACCGACGTCAACGAGAGCCGCGTGACGCGCGTGGACAGGACGTTGCGCAGCCTGGCGCTGGCCGTCGCCGACGAGCCCGAGGTCGCCGCCGCCTGCACCACCGCCCTGCTCGGCGGCGGCAACGACGACGCCGTCGGCCGCGTGCGGGAGCGCATCGGCGCCGAGATCCACCGCCGCATCACCTCGGCCTACGGCCCGGAGCCCGACCACCGGCTGCTGTCGGCGCTGGAGATGACGTTCTTCGGCGCCCTCGTCCAGGCGGGCAGCGGCTACTTCACCTACCACCAGATCGCCGACCGGCTGGCATACGCGGTCGGCCTCATCCTGGGAGACGCTCCATGA
- a CDS encoding alpha/beta hydrolase, whose product MSGQLSRRAILRLGVGAAAGAAGAVALGPTFREPASSAPPVAMTSVGAPLAPPPPLAPPPAAPAPTYVTGSFVSAARGGIDTNWAIARPPGQTAPLRPVIALHGKGQDAAGVMAGGVEDGLAQAVAAGIPPFAVVAVDGGGGYWHKRASGEDAGAMVLDELIPMLGGQGLDTSRVGFLGWSMGGYGALLLGSRLGPARTAAICAVSPALWTSSGAAAPGAFDGADDYAANSVWGQPNLGAIPIRIDCGDSDPFYSATKQFIAQLPTPPSGGFSPGGHDGAFWSSQLPAEISWLAPILTT is encoded by the coding sequence GTGTCTGGACAGCTGAGTCGCCGCGCGATTCTGCGACTCGGCGTCGGCGCGGCAGCGGGTGCCGCGGGCGCGGTGGCGCTCGGACCCACCTTCCGCGAGCCGGCGTCGTCGGCTCCTCCCGTCGCGATGACGAGCGTCGGCGCACCACTGGCCCCGCCCCCACCCCTGGCCCCGCCGCCGGCCGCTCCCGCGCCGACGTACGTCACCGGATCGTTCGTCTCGGCGGCCCGGGGTGGGATCGACACGAACTGGGCGATCGCCCGGCCGCCGGGCCAGACCGCACCGCTGCGACCGGTCATCGCGCTCCACGGCAAGGGGCAGGACGCCGCCGGGGTGATGGCGGGCGGCGTCGAGGACGGACTCGCCCAGGCCGTGGCGGCGGGCATCCCGCCGTTCGCGGTCGTCGCCGTCGACGGCGGTGGAGGGTATTGGCACAAGCGGGCATCGGGCGAGGACGCCGGCGCGATGGTGCTCGACGAGCTGATCCCGATGCTGGGCGGGCAGGGCTTGGACACGTCGCGGGTCGGCTTCCTCGGCTGGTCGATGGGCGGTTACGGCGCCCTCCTGCTCGGCTCGCGACTGGGTCCCGCCCGTACGGCCGCCATCTGCGCGGTGAGCCCTGCGCTGTGGACGTCCTCCGGCGCGGCGGCGCCCGGTGCGTTCGACGGCGCGGACGACTACGCCGCCAACAGCGTCTGGGGACAGCCCAATCTGGGCGCGATCCCCATCCGAATCGACTGCGGTGACAGCGATCCGTTCTACTCGGCCACCAAGCAGTTCATCGCGCAGTTGCCGACGCCGCCCTCGGGAGGGTTCTCCCCCGGCGGGCACGACGGTGCCTTCTGGAGTTCGCAGCTGCCGGCCGAGATCAGTTGGCTGGCACCGATTCTGACGACCTAG
- a CDS encoding NAD(P)-dependent oxidoreductase, which produces MTESRLGYIGLGNQGAPMAKRLVDWPGGLIVYDVRTESMTPFAEAGATLADSVADVAAADVISVTVLTDAQVRDVVDELAAHAAPGTVIAIHSTIEPTTASELAERLRPKGIHVVDAPVSGGAGAAAKGELAVMVGADDEAYETVKPVFKRWASMVVRAGEPGAGTRMKLARNMLTYIGFAAACEAAKLAEAAGIDLQKLGRVVRHSDAQSGGPGAIMVRDDTAPLPPDHFVYDMFVHTRGLADKDLRLALELGAAMGVDLPLAEIALRDLAAGLGVPHSASTTKE; this is translated from the coding sequence ATGACTGAATCGAGACTGGGGTACATCGGGCTGGGGAACCAGGGTGCGCCGATGGCGAAGCGACTCGTCGACTGGCCGGGCGGACTGATCGTCTACGACGTCCGCACCGAGTCGATGACGCCGTTTGCCGAAGCCGGTGCCACGCTGGCGGACAGCGTCGCCGACGTGGCCGCCGCGGACGTCATCAGCGTGACCGTGCTGACCGACGCGCAGGTGCGCGACGTCGTGGACGAACTCGCCGCGCACGCAGCACCGGGCACGGTCATCGCGATCCACTCGACGATCGAGCCCACTACCGCGAGCGAGCTGGCCGAGAGGTTGCGGCCCAAGGGGATTCACGTCGTCGATGCGCCCGTCAGCGGTGGCGCGGGCGCGGCGGCCAAGGGTGAGCTGGCCGTCATGGTCGGGGCCGACGACGAGGCCTACGAGACGGTCAAGCCGGTGTTCAAGCGGTGGGCCTCGATGGTGGTCCGGGCCGGTGAGCCCGGGGCGGGCACCCGCATGAAGCTGGCGCGAAACATGTTGACCTACATCGGCTTCGCGGCCGCGTGCGAGGCGGCCAAGCTGGCCGAGGCCGCCGGCATCGATCTGCAGAAGCTGGGACGCGTGGTGCGGCACAGCGACGCGCAGAGCGGCGGGCCCGGCGCCATCATGGTCCGCGACGACACCGCGCCGCTGCCGCCCGACCACTTCGTGTACGACATGTTCGTGCACACGCGCGGGCTGGCCGACAAGGACCTGCGGTTGGCGCTCGAGCTGGGTGCGGCGATGGGAGTGGACCTGCCGCTCGCCGAGATCGCCCTGCGTGACCTGGCCGCCGGACTCGGTGTGCCGCACAGCGCGTCGACGACGAAGGAGTGA